In Paenibacillus dendritiformis, the DNA window AATTCGAACATTCATTCTATGACAGCTTCATCAGCTTTGATGAGTTGCTGCCGGTCATTCCGGTTCGGCGGGGGACCATGATTGATTGTGATTTTGTAAAAAGCAGGCGTATACTTATATGGGACAAGTACAAATTAAGAAACGTCGTTGTCAAAGGGGGGATCAGCATGAGCATGTTAAAGGAAAAAATTGTACAATCCGCGATCAGGCTTTTCGCGGAAAAAGGATACCAAGCGACGTCCATTCAAGATATCGCCGACGATTGCAGCATTGCGAAAGGCTCCTTATATAAGCATTTTGCCTCAAAAGAAGATTTATATATTCATATCCTTGAGCTGCGGCAGCAAAACATGATGGATGCTGTCGAAAAAATTAAACAAAAAGGGTTGTCGAAAAGAGAAACCTTCCTTGAGGAGATCGCTTGTCAGATCGGCTTTTTCATCGAGCATGGATATTATATATCGCGCGATCATAACGAACTCCCGCCCGCAAATAACGATAAAATAGGAGCCGTCATTAAACAGCTCCAGATCAATATGTTTCGTTACTACCAGGATATTTTGGTCCGTCAGTACGGCTCTATTGTGGAGGGCTGGAAATGGGACGTCACGGCCCTGTTCAACGGAATGATAAGGGAGTATACCTTTCATTTGCTGTTCGGGTACAAGCCGCTGGCGCAGAAAGATGTAGCCTTGTTTATAGCCGGCCGCATGGATGATCTCATCATGGGCTTGAAGCGGCATTCGCCGGCCCCCCTTCTTACGGATGAACTCATGAAGGAATATGCGGATGCGCAATTTGAACCCGAGAACGGCATTCAGGAGATTCGAAGATCTGCCTTGTTCAATACGATATTATCGATCATACCCGATATGTCCGTTCCGAACGCAAGAAAAAAAGATTTATCCGATGTTGCGGCCATGCTGCGGGACGAGCTGGAAAAAGATCAGCCGAGAGGATTTTTAACACAAGCGCTGCTTCGGGATCTGGCGGCGGAGAGGGAGCTCGGATTTTATGTTCACCAGCTCCAGTCACTGATGCCCAATGCAAGCGGGCAGTAAAGGTTTCGTATCCGATCCCGCCCCATTCCCGTGCCGGACCGGCGGTCCGACATCCGGGAGGGGACGTTCTTGAACGGGGATGCATCGATGCCGAGTTCCTGGAATGGTTCTGGAGAGCAGCGGAACCAATCGGGAATAGCGGCATTTTTATTGCCCCTTCCTGCCCGCCAATAAGAGAACCGCGATGAAAAATACGGCTGCCGCACCCGCAAGCATGAAAATATCCGTCAACATATCGGTCAGGCACCCGCCCTGAAAAATATGGAGGCAGGCGTTAATGGCCTTTCCATTGGGCGTGGCGGACTGAACTGTCTTCACAGCGGGCGGAAAAGCATCTTTATCGAAAAAAAGGCCTCCCGAGAAACCGGACTCATATAATACCGATGCGGCAAAGCTGGATATCGCGTCATGATTGTTCGCCGGCAATCCGCAGCACAGAACGAGAGAGCCGAGAGCCAGTCCGTATACGCCAGCTGCATACCGTATGCTTGGGCTGTTTGCCCATTTCACAGGGGAACTCATCCGACGGCCAAGCACAGCGCCCAGGCTTCGCAGGCCATCCGTTATCTTCCTCACACTGTCTTCATGCGAATTCACCAGACTCGACAGTTGCTGCTTGTCCATTGTGACTTTTGTATTTCCGGGGACATGCTGTGCCTTGCCGGCCGCCTCGCTGTCCATGGAATGGAAGATGACCGTCAGCGAGGCCAGAGGTCCCGTCCCGTGCTTCAACTCGTCCTTCGTGCCATAAGGAAGGAGCCTCCCTTGATCCGCAATGGCGACCCGAGAGCAGAGCAGCTCAACCTCCTCCACGCAATGGTTTGAATAAATCGCGGTTTTTCCATTTTCCCGGTTCATCAAGGCAACGCCGATATTTACGCTTCGTTGCATTCCCCCGGAAAACTCGACGATATCCTCTTTTCTGTGGCCGGATAGACCGATCAACTCGAAAACCTCATGCCTCCTTGCTTGCAGCGATCGCCCGTCCAAGCCATGCAGGCGGACGAAAACCTTCAGCTTATTTTCCCTGGCGTTCAAAGGTTCATCCAGAGCAATATCCTGGGGCACGACGATCAAGATATCTCCGCTGCTAGGCTCCAGCACCGCGGAACTCCTGGATACCGTGGGGGATTTCCCGGGGCCGCTCGGCCCCGCAAGCCCCGCTTCCGCTTGCTGCGCATGAAGGGACAACTTGTTGATAATCGTATGACTGCCGTATTTTCCGGTCAGACGGATTCGCTCAAGCATCTATTCATACCTCCTGTTGTCATTTAATTTGCCCTGCAGAAAATATTGTAGAATGATGGCGAGCTCCGCCCAATTCACAAAAGTACTCAATCGCCGCACAACTTTTCCTGTTCTTTCGATGACTTTCGTTATCTATGAAACCTAAAAAAGCCATGATATCATTAAGTGATATGATGGAAAGAACAGGAGAAGGAACAGAAACCATCGTTATTTGCAACTGGTAGTAAGAAAAGCAAAAGGGGCTGGCAATATAAGGAGCTGCAGGAAGCCAATGCCGCGCTGCAGATCTATTCGCCTGCCGTTGAAGAGCTGACCGGAATCCCGGGAAGGCCATGAGTCCCTTGGGCACGTTAAGCCGGAACCTGGAATAGGCACGCCAAGCAATCGACTCCGGGCCGGACCAGACGAAGGAGTTCCTCGCCACGGCCCTTTCCCTATCAAAGGAGGGGCATGGCCTTATTGTGAAAAGCGGTTCATACATTATACATACATAGAATTACGTATTTTCTGCGGAACCTCTCCGCCTCTCCTTGACCGGAATGTTTACCAGGGTGGACAACTCCGACTGTCGACCTTCCGCGATTCGCATCTGTTACCAGGAGTCGGGAATTCGCATGCTACATTTATGCCAACGCTCTGAAAAAGCGGTCCGCTGGCCAAGCCGAACGGCCTATTGGGGATGGAACGGCGGCCTGCCGCTCCCGGAGGACAACTTCAATGGAGTTCCGGCAAGGGATTTACTACTGTTGTCCGCCCTCCTCCGCAGCCTGAGCAGGCGGGGGGAAGCAGCGGGCGGCACGCATGAATGAAGGGGGACGCTATGATCAAGGTAATGATTGCAGATGACCAGGAAATCGTTCGGGAAGGGCTTAAAATGATA includes these proteins:
- a CDS encoding TetR/AcrR family transcriptional regulator gives rise to the protein MSMLKEKIVQSAIRLFAEKGYQATSIQDIADDCSIAKGSLYKHFASKEDLYIHILELRQQNMMDAVEKIKQKGLSKRETFLEEIACQIGFFIEHGYYISRDHNELPPANNDKIGAVIKQLQINMFRYYQDILVRQYGSIVEGWKWDVTALFNGMIREYTFHLLFGYKPLAQKDVALFIAGRMDDLIMGLKRHSPAPLLTDELMKEYADAQFEPENGIQEIRRSALFNTILSIIPDMSVPNARKKDLSDVAAMLRDELEKDQPRGFLTQALLRDLAAERELGFYVHQLQSLMPNASGQ
- a CDS encoding ATP-binding cassette domain-containing protein yields the protein MLERIRLTGKYGSHTIINKLSLHAQQAEAGLAGPSGPGKSPTVSRSSAVLEPSSGDILIVVPQDIALDEPLNARENKLKVFVRLHGLDGRSLQARRHEVFELIGLSGHRKEDIVEFSGGMQRSVNIGVALMNRENGKTAIYSNHCVEEVELLCSRVAIADQGRLLPYGTKDELKHGTGPLASLTVIFHSMDSEAAGKAQHVPGNTKVTMDKQQLSSLVNSHEDSVRKITDGLRSLGAVLGRRMSSPVKWANSPSIRYAAGVYGLALGSLVLCCGLPANNHDAISSFAASVLYESGFSGGLFFDKDAFPPAVKTVQSATPNGKAINACLHIFQGGCLTDMLTDIFMLAGAAAVFFIAVLLLAGRKGQ